Proteins found in one Streptomyces sp. NBC_00461 genomic segment:
- a CDS encoding single-stranded DNA-binding protein, giving the protein MSGETTAVIRGRVYGTVQLRHTERGTPAARFTVMQVPREYDRARGQWRDGEPVPVICTVTGPLARHAAECLTDAVHVIATGNLALRAGLHLDSAQVGVDLAHHVAYIDDTLPAVLAGRAPAPAPCAAAAPEPAPRAEGRQAATPAAAPADWWQSPPRRSWDAVTAPSRTGRPTT; this is encoded by the coding sequence ATGAGCGGAGAGACCACCGCCGTCATCCGCGGCCGCGTATACGGGACCGTGCAGCTGCGCCACACCGAACGCGGCACGCCCGCCGCCCGGTTCACCGTGATGCAGGTCCCGCGCGAGTACGACCGCGCCCGCGGGCAGTGGCGCGACGGCGAGCCGGTCCCGGTCATCTGCACCGTCACCGGGCCGCTCGCCCGGCACGCTGCCGAGTGCCTCACCGACGCCGTGCACGTGATCGCCACCGGGAACCTGGCCCTGCGCGCGGGCCTCCACCTCGACTCGGCCCAGGTCGGCGTGGACCTCGCCCACCACGTCGCCTACATCGACGACACCCTGCCCGCCGTCCTCGCCGGACGTGCGCCCGCCCCGGCACCGTGTGCTGCCGCGGCCCCCGAGCCCGCGCCCCGCGCCGAAGGCCGCCAGGCCGCAACTCCCGCCGCCGCACCGGCCGACTGGTGGCAGTCGCCGCCGCGCCGCTCCTGGGACGCGGTGACCGCGCCCAGCCGCACCGGCCGCCCCACCACTTGA
- a CDS encoding cell envelope biogenesis protein OmpA: MSRAIPVRCLARPLAGGLVVPWVSLIHNGHAVFGSLDADRARRAFLQRLCQICSQPLEEQFFVIVRPADEQQGYSPEPALHPECQPYTAANCPMLNGTAAHYRSRPVLASHPASRPCADPSCRCPELTPDEGHTARSGRPADRYEAWLIAARHYQLVFRPDSPDIPVGISLDVPILRTRVLREAVLPADHAALLDLLRTALGLEQP; encoded by the coding sequence ATGAGCCGCGCGATCCCCGTGCGCTGCCTCGCCCGGCCGCTGGCCGGCGGGCTGGTCGTGCCGTGGGTCTCCCTGATCCACAACGGGCACGCCGTATTCGGCAGCCTCGACGCCGACCGTGCCCGGCGCGCCTTCCTCCAGCGCCTGTGCCAGATCTGCTCCCAGCCCCTTGAAGAGCAGTTCTTCGTCATCGTCCGACCTGCCGACGAGCAGCAGGGCTACTCCCCCGAACCTGCGCTCCACCCGGAGTGCCAGCCGTACACCGCGGCGAACTGTCCGATGCTCAACGGCACCGCCGCCCACTACCGCTCCCGCCCGGTGCTCGCCTCCCATCCCGCGTCCCGTCCCTGCGCCGACCCGTCGTGCCGGTGCCCCGAGCTGACGCCGGACGAGGGGCACACCGCCCGCAGCGGACGGCCCGCCGACCGGTACGAGGCATGGTTGATCGCTGCCCGGCACTACCAGCTGGTGTTCCGCCCGGACTCGCCCGACATCCCGGTCGGGATCAGCCTGGACGTGCCCATCCTGCGCACGCGCGTCCTGCGTGAGGCCGTCCTGCCCGCCGACCACGCCGCCCTGCTCGACCTACTGCGCACCGCCCTGGGACTGGAGCAGCCCTAG
- a CDS encoding DNA-processing protein DprA — protein MWQYGVDHDASGRLAQYKPREELASAQLRCQFVIPSDDAWPAALADLGPDCPLGLWVRGHEQLSRLTARAVAVTGNRAATAEALTRAKAFATAVAEAGHTVTATLAYGVDATAHRAAAQSGRATLAVLPRGLDRAHPHDHAQLLSSIPASGGAVASLFPPGTPASGATLRASAALLAALVRAVVLVEALDHSEAAMHTAEVAAGLNRPVLVPPPTGDVRADGNVRLLAEQRAVLVPDPAHALAALR, from the coding sequence ATCTGGCAGTACGGCGTCGACCACGACGCCAGCGGCCGCCTGGCCCAGTACAAGCCGCGCGAGGAACTCGCCAGCGCCCAGCTGAGGTGCCAGTTCGTCATCCCGTCGGATGACGCGTGGCCCGCCGCCCTGGCCGACCTCGGCCCCGACTGCCCGCTCGGTCTGTGGGTGCGCGGTCACGAGCAGCTGTCTCGGCTGACCGCCCGGGCAGTGGCCGTGACCGGCAACCGGGCCGCCACCGCCGAGGCCCTCACGCGCGCGAAGGCCTTCGCCACCGCCGTCGCCGAGGCCGGGCACACGGTCACCGCCACCCTCGCCTACGGCGTCGACGCCACCGCCCACCGGGCCGCCGCCCAGTCCGGGCGCGCGACGCTCGCCGTCCTGCCCCGCGGCCTGGACCGCGCCCACCCGCACGACCACGCCCAGCTGCTGAGCTCCATCCCCGCCAGCGGCGGCGCGGTGGCCAGCCTGTTCCCGCCCGGCACCCCGGCCAGCGGAGCAACGCTCCGGGCCAGCGCCGCCCTGCTCGCCGCGCTCGTGCGGGCAGTGGTCCTCGTCGAGGCCCTGGACCACTCCGAGGCTGCGATGCACACCGCCGAGGTCGCCGCCGGCCTGAACCGGCCCGTGCTCGTCCCGCCCCCGACCGGCGACGTGCGCGCCGACGGCAACGTCCGTCTGCTCGCCGAGCAGCGCGCCGTCCTGGTCCCCGATCCCGCGCACGCGCTCGCCGCCCTGCGCTGA